One Poecile atricapillus isolate bPoeAtr1 unplaced genomic scaffold, bPoeAtr1.hap1 scaffold_276, whole genome shotgun sequence genomic region harbors:
- the LOC131574379 gene encoding mitochondrial import receptor subunit TOM40B-like — WHCPYVTWRCPRVTRRCPRVTRHCPHVTRRCPHVTWHCPHVTWRCPRVTRRCPQVFPTLLGDMDSAGSLNAQALQLLAQRLRAKAVFQTHQARFVTWQFDAEYRGDDCTATLTLGNPDLLAGSVILVAHFLQSVTARLVLGGELVYHRRPGEEGAILTLAGKYSAPNWVTTLNVGYGGAHASYYHRANEQVQVGVELEANTRLQETTFAFGYQLNLPRANAVFRGLLDSNWSVGGVLEKKLPPLPVTLALGAFLNHWRNRFHCGFSVTVG; from the exons TGGCACTGTCCCTATGTCACATGgcgctgtccccgtgtcacacggcgctgtccccgtgtcacacggcactgtccccatgtcacaCGGCGCTGTCCCCATGTCACAtggcactgtccccatgtcacatggcgctgtccccgtgtcacacggcgctgtccccaggtgttccccacgCTGCTGGGTGACATGGACAGCGCTGGCAGCCTCAACGCTCaggccctgcagctgctggcccagcgCCTCCGCGCCAAAGCCGTCTTCCAG ACGCACCAGGCCAGGTTTGTCACGTGGCAGTTTGACGCCGAGTACCGCGGTGACGACTGCACGGCCACGCTGACCCTGGGCAACCCCGACCTGCTGGCCGGCTCCG TGATCCTGGTGGCGCATTTCCTGCAGAGCGTCACCGCCCGCCTGGTGCTGGGCGGAGAGCTCGTCTACCACCGGCGCCCCGGCGAGGAGGGGGCCATCCTGACGCTGGCAGGGAAATACTCGG CCCCCAACTGGGTGACGACGCTCAACGTGGGCTACGGGGGGGCTCACGCCAGCTACTACCACCGGGCCAACGAGCAG GTGCAGGTGGGGGTGGAGCTGGAGGCCAACACGCGGCTGCAGGAGACCACCTTCGCCTTTGGCTACCAGCTCAACCTGCCGCGAGCCAACGCCGTCTTCAGAG GGCTCCTGGACAGTAACTGGAGCgttgggggggtcctggagaaGAAGTTGCCCCCCCTGCCCGTGACGCTGGCCCTGGGCGCCTTCCTCAACCACTGGAGGAACCGGTTCCACTGCGGCTTCAGCGTCACCGTgggctga